The genomic region GTTCCATAGCCCTTGTGGGACAGGAAATTATACTGCGGATAGACGGCATGGTACTCGGCCATGAGCCGGTCCCGAGTCACTTTGGCGACGATGGACGCGGCCGCGATGGAGACGGACAGCGCATCGCCCTTGATGATGGACCGAACCGGCAGCCTCGCCCTCGGCAAGCTGACGGCATCGATGAGCAGGCAATCCGGCACGAGCGAGAGGGCGGCGACGGCCCGGTACATCGCCAGGCGCGTGGCCTCCAGAATATTCACGCGATCGATCTCTTCATGGGAGGCCGAACCGACGCCGATGGCCACGGCTCGTTGCGTGATGAGGATGAAGAGGTGATTGCGCTCCGGCTCGGTGAGCTGTTTGGAGTCGTCGATCCCGGCCAAGCGGCACCGGCTGGGCAGGATGACCGCAGCGGCGACCACGGGGCCGGCGAGCGGGCCTCGCCCCGCTTCGTCGAGGCCGGCGATCCGGCGGTAGCCGCATCGCCTGGCCTCCAATTCAAATTCGTCGGTAGGTCCCACGAAGTCGCCTTCACCAAGGAGGTCGCGGCAACCGGTCCACGTGGTCGAGAAAACCCGGTATCGCTAGGCGTGCGCGGGAGACGCGGATTCGACTTTGGCTCCCGCCGGCTCCTCCGCGCGCGCGGCCGGAGCCTGGGCCTTGCTCTCGGCCACGAATTCGCGATCCTCCACGCGGGAGAACTTGCCTTTCTTGCCACGGAGATAATAGAGCTTGGCCCGTCTGACTTTTCCCTGGCGCATGACGTCGATCTTGGTGACGATCGGCGAGTGCACCGGGAAAATGCGCTCCACCCCGACGCCGTAGGAAACCTTGCGTACGGTGAACATTTCCGTGTTCAGCGTCCCCTTACGGGCGATGACCGCCCCTTCATAGACCTGAATGCGTTCCTTCTCGCCTTCAATGACCTTCACGTGCACACGCACCGTGTCCCCGATCTCAAAATGGGGCATCGATTTCTTCGTGAGCGACCGTTGTACTCGTTCCAGCTGATTCATGGCTTACCCCTCCTCCCCGCATCGAACCGGCATCGCCGGCGTGCCTTCTCGGATAATGTCATCCAACAATTGACGATCTTCCTGATTCAATACACGATCCCTCAACAGATCCGGCCGATGCCGGTAGGTCGTGCGCAACGCCTCCTTGCGCCGCCAGCGCCGAATCACCTCATGGTGACCGGACAGGAGCACCTCCGGAACGGCCATGCCCCGCACCTCGACCGGTCTGGTGTAGTGGGGATACTCGAGCAGCGATTCGCTGAACGATTCCTCCACGTTCGAGGCGGGATCCCCGAGGACGCCCGGCACCAACCGCGCCGCCGCATCGATCAGCACCAGCGCCGCCAGTTCTCCGCCGGTCAGCACGTAATCCCCCACCGACACTTCCTCGGGTCCGAGCGACACCCTGACCCGCTCGTCGATGCCTTCATAGTGGCCGCAGAGCATCACGAGCGGCCGCGAATCCTCGGCCAGGCTTTTCGCGTAGGCCTGCGTGAACGGACGGCCCTGCGGCGACGGAAACAGCAGCCGGATCGACTCGCCATTCCGCTGATAGCCCGCCCGGATCTCCTCGACCGCGCGCAAAATCGGTTCGGCCTTCATGACCATGCCGGCCCCGCCGCCGTACGGCACGTCGTCCGCGACCTTGTGTTTGTCGAGCGTAAAGTCGCGCAGATTGTGGACCTGCACGGTCAACAGCCCCTTCTCCTGCGCCCGCTTCAACATGCTCGCGCCGACGACGGGGGCGATCATCTCCGGAAACAGCGTGATGACGTTACAACGCATCGCGGTCCTCGACCAGTTCCTCGAGCGCCCGCACGATCATGCGCCGTCCCAGCACGTCGACCGATGCCACGAAATTCTTCACGGCGGGGATGAGGAGCTCGCGATCTCCATCGCGGACGACGATGATATGCTGCCCCGGCAGTTCCCACAACGCGTCGATCGTTCCCAACGCTCGGCCCCCTTCATCTTCGACGCGCATCCCGACGAGATCGCACTCGTAAAATACGTCGGCCGGTTCGGCCGCCCGCCCCTTCTCGCGCGGCGGGACCTGAATCAGCGTTCCGCGCAGCAGGCCCGCGGCTTCGGGCGTGGTAATGCCGGCAAAACGCATGATGTAAGACGCGCCGGCGCGCCGCACATGCGTCACCTCTTCGTTACGAACCAGCCCCTCCGCCCCGACGACGCTCACGGACTTCAACCGGTCGAACCGGCCGGGCACATCGCTCAACGGACGAACCTTCACTTCCCCCTTCACGCCGAAGGGCCGTTCGATTCGGCCGACCGTGACGCGATCGTCCTGCGCGGCGACCAAGGAATTATGCCTCTTTCTTCTTCGCCGTCTTCTCGGTTTCGAACTGCTTCCACAGCCCGGACCGGCGCAACAGTGTCTTGACCGTCACCGTGGGCTGGGCGCCCTGGTGCAGCCACCTGAGCACGCGCTCCTGCTTGAGTTCCGGCAATCCCGCCGGCTTGAGCGGATCGAAGATCCCCAAAATTTCCAGGAACCTTCCGTCGCGCGGCTTCCGTGAATCCGCCGCCACGACCCGATACAGGGGGCGTTTATGTCGCCCGGTTCTCGTCAATCGCAAATGAACGGCCACTGTCAGTCCTCCTTTGAAATAAGCGAGCTATCTGGAATACCCGTCAGCCCGGTTGAGTGTCGATC from Nitrospira japonica harbors:
- the trmD gene encoding tRNA (guanosine(37)-N1)-methyltransferase TrmD, whose translation is MRCNVITLFPEMIAPVVGASMLKRAQEKGLLTVQVHNLRDFTLDKHKVADDVPYGGGAGMVMKAEPILRAVEEIRAGYQRNGESIRLLFPSPQGRPFTQAYAKSLAEDSRPLVMLCGHYEGIDERVRVSLGPEEVSVGDYVLTGGELAALVLIDAAARLVPGVLGDPASNVEESFSESLLEYPHYTRPVEVRGMAVPEVLLSGHHEVIRRWRRKEALRTTYRHRPDLLRDRVLNQEDRQLLDDIIREGTPAMPVRCGEEG
- the rpsP gene encoding 30S ribosomal protein S16, producing MAVHLRLTRTGRHKRPLYRVVAADSRKPRDGRFLEILGIFDPLKPAGLPELKQERVLRWLHQGAQPTVTVKTLLRRSGLWKQFETEKTAKKKEA
- the rplS gene encoding 50S ribosomal protein L19, encoding MNQLERVQRSLTKKSMPHFEIGDTVRVHVKVIEGEKERIQVYEGAVIARKGTLNTEMFTVRKVSYGVGVERIFPVHSPIVTKIDVMRQGKVRRAKLYYLRGKKGKFSRVEDREFVAESKAQAPAARAEEPAGAKVESASPAHA
- a CDS encoding ribonuclease HII translates to MGPTDEFELEARRCGYRRIAGLDEAGRGPLAGPVVAAAVILPSRCRLAGIDDSKQLTEPERNHLFILITQRAVAIGVGSASHEEIDRVNILEATRLAMYRAVAALSLVPDCLLIDAVSLPRARLPVRSIIKGDALSVSIAAASIVAKVTRDRLMAEYHAVYPQYNFLSHKGYGTEEHRQRLSEHGPSEIHRRTFAPVANILAPRPVPHIDMSFMDMDEQFSENP
- the rimM gene encoding ribosome maturation factor RimM (Essential for efficient processing of 16S rRNA), whose protein sequence is MVAAQDDRVTVGRIERPFGVKGEVKVRPLSDVPGRFDRLKSVSVVGAEGLVRNEEVTHVRRAGASYIMRFAGITTPEAAGLLRGTLIQVPPREKGRAAEPADVFYECDLVGMRVEDEGGRALGTIDALWELPGQHIIVVRDGDRELLIPAVKNFVASVDVLGRRMIVRALEELVEDRDAL